The following nucleotide sequence is from Candidatus Cloacimonadota bacterium.
TTGGACAGATGAAGAGCTTTATAAAAAATATGGATTAGATGAAAAAGAAATTGAATTTATCGAATCAATGATCCGTCCGATGGAATAGAACAATGAAAAAAGAATTAACGATAGCAAATGATATACAAAATTTAATATATCGCGTGAGACAGAAGCAAATTATGCTGGATCGTGATATAGCTAAATTGTATGGTGTAGAAACAAAGCAGATCAATAGAGCAGTGAAAAGAAATATTAATCGATTCCCCAAAGAATTTATGTTTCAGCTAAACTCAAAAGAATGGTCAAACTTGAAGTTCCAATTTGGCACCTCAAGTTCTCACGGCGGCAGAA
It contains:
- a CDS encoding ORF6N domain-containing protein, which codes for MKKELTIANDIQNLIYRVRQKQIMLDRDIAKLYGVETKQINRAVKRNINRFPKEFMFQLNSKEWSNLKFQFGTSSSHGGR